In a genomic window of Canis lupus familiaris isolate Mischka breed German Shepherd chromosome 28, alternate assembly UU_Cfam_GSD_1.0, whole genome shotgun sequence:
- the C28H10orf143 gene encoding uncharacterized protein C10orf143 homolog isoform X1: MRGPRTRAWGRMATVVPGCWRRRRAEELQVPGDAKRACRRGEAAGPEWGRAPVKLSAPVSCSGEGLPRVGIPQNGGRSWAQPCPRCMAGESEMDTIVDQPAGIMMWSWRAGLPCRLLPLGHRSTPLFAGIVAKWDNGFYMPDKTSFHSGTASGHLSAPSHLVLPVISAGEGTS, encoded by the exons ATGAGAGGCCCGCGGACTCGGGCCTGGGGCCGCATGGCAACCGTGGTGCCGGGCTGCTGGCGACGGCGGAGGGCGGAGGAGCTTCAGGTTCCGGGGGACGCG AAACGGGCAtgcaggagaggagaagcagccgGGCCAGAGTGGGGCCGAGCCCCTGTGAAGCTCAGTGCCCCAGTGTCCTGCAGCGGCGAGGGGCTGCCACGTGTGGGG ATTCCTCAGAACGGCGGAAGGAGCTGGGCCCAGCCTTGCCCGAGATGTATGGCGGGGGAGTCT GAAATGGACACCATCGTGGACCAGCCCGCTGGCATCATGATGTGGTCTTGGAGAGCAGGGCTCCCCTGCCGGCTCCTGCCACTGGGCCACAGATCCACACCGCTCTTTGCCGGGATTGTGGCCAAGTGGGACAACGGTTTCTACATGCCGGACAAGACCTCGTTTCACAGTGGCACAGCGTCTGGCCACCTGTCCGCCCCTAGCCATCTGGTCCTCCCAGTTATTTCTGCGGGTGAAG GGACATCTTAA
- the C28H10orf143 gene encoding uncharacterized protein C10orf143 homolog isoform X2 — translation MCCLPPHCGARSLCHICPGTEASNHIGSDKKRACRRGEAAGPEWGRAPVKLSAPVSCSGEGLPRVGIPQNGGRSWAQPCPRCMAGESEMDTIVDQPAGIMMWSWRAGLPCRLLPLGHRSTPLFAGIVAKWDNGFYMPDKTSFHSGTASGHLSAPSHLVLPVISAGEGTS, via the exons ATGTGCTGCCTCCCCCCGCACTGCGGGGCCCGAAGCCTGTGTCACATCTGCCCTGGAACGGAAGCTTCAAACCACATAGGCTCCGACAAG AAACGGGCAtgcaggagaggagaagcagccgGGCCAGAGTGGGGCCGAGCCCCTGTGAAGCTCAGTGCCCCAGTGTCCTGCAGCGGCGAGGGGCTGCCACGTGTGGGG ATTCCTCAGAACGGCGGAAGGAGCTGGGCCCAGCCTTGCCCGAGATGTATGGCGGGGGAGTCT GAAATGGACACCATCGTGGACCAGCCCGCTGGCATCATGATGTGGTCTTGGAGAGCAGGGCTCCCCTGCCGGCTCCTGCCACTGGGCCACAGATCCACACCGCTCTTTGCCGGGATTGTGGCCAAGTGGGACAACGGTTTCTACATGCCGGACAAGACCTCGTTTCACAGTGGCACAGCGTCTGGCCACCTGTCCGCCCCTAGCCATCTGGTCCTCCCAGTTATTTCTGCGGGTGAAG GGACATCTTAA